The bacterium BMS3Abin08 genome segment TAACTGCCCTGCTCTGCTTAGTGCCGGGATTCTTTATGGCCTGGGCCTCGTCCAGGATGACATAATACCAATCGGAAGATTTTAAGGAGTCATATTTCTGAATGAGGGAATAGGTCGTAATGACAAGATCGTACTTGTTGCTGAATGTATCCTCTTTAAGTATTTCCCTGCTCTCGGGATTCACACCGGGATGAGCAATAAAGAATTTTAAAGACGGGGCAAAGCGGTTAATCTCATTTTGCCAGTTTGCCAATAAAGAGGCTGGAACGATGAGCAGACTGCAGCCGGCCTTGTTTTTCTTCAATAACGTTAAAAAGGCAAGGATCTGAATGGTTTTGCCTAATCCCATGTCATCAGCCAGACAAGCCCCGAACCGGAGAGAATGAAGGAAATACAGCCAGTTCAAGCCGTTTTGCTGGTACCCCCGCAGAACGCCCTTGAAGTCTTTGCCGGGGCGGGTGGATTTAATCATCTCCGGCTGCCTCAACTTTTCAATTACAGAGGCAAGCCACTCTCCGTTTGAAACTTCTAAGAGGCTGTTTTGTGAAGGATCATTAAAGAGATCCCTGGCCCCCATTTGCATACTCATGACATCTTTGAGCGTCAAACCTTCAGATTCTGCCTGCTTGGCCTGTTCAAAGGCCTTAAGTACCTGATTAAGTTTTTTGGGATCCACCTCAACCCATTTTCCTTTAATGTAGGCCAACCCCTCGGATTCAGCGAGAATCCTGCGGGCTTCTTCCTCACTGACAACAGAATCCCCAAGAAGTAATCGAGCGTTAAAACTTAAAACAGAATCCATACTGAAATGAGAGGGAGAAGTCTCGCCGACAGTGATATTGACCCTGAAAGGGGTACCCCTCCCCTTCCACCAGTTAGGAATCCGGCATAATATCCCGCAGTTTTCATAAAAGGCAATTTCCTTGAGGAATTCCAACGCTTTCCCTGATGACCATGACAGGGGATGAAAAATCTCTCCGGAATCCAGGATCCCGGCAATGAGGCGGCTTTCCCTTGCAGCTAACTGAACCGTGGCCAGAAGATCCAGGAGTTTCCGGTTATCATGGTCATACTCTTCCAATGCGTATCTGAGCGGGAGGTGTTTGGATTCCCCCTTTTTATTAAGGCCCGTTGAGTATGTTGCAAGAAAGGCAAAGGGGAACTCCTTACTCTTTTTGTTTTCCACAAGATGAAAATAGACCCGGCCGACAAGATGGATATCAGGGCTGTAATTTTTGATAAAACTTTCGACTGTTCCTTCATGTTTTTTTATTTCCTGTTGAAATCCGGCGTTTAATCCTGTCCACAGCGCCTTGAGAAGATCCTCGTTAAGGTATTCCCCACCGATCATGAACGGAGATTTGTGCAGGGTTTCTATTATTTCATTTTTTTTAAGGGGAACAATGACCTTGTTGCGGAGGCGTTCAAGGTCAGGGGTGTGGCTTAACTTTTGAGCAAAGAGATAAGAAAAATCTCTCAGAAACCCGAGAGAAGGAGATAATCGTACCGCCTGGTCGCAAAATCCCAGAAAGAGCATGCAGGAAGAACAGTCCTCCTGAAACCGTTCAAAGATTTCCTTCTGTAATATGCGTGTGCTTTTATTGATTTTATCCCGAGGGTCATCCCATTCCAACTGGATTGTGCCATTGGGCAGGATAACAGTAACGAGTTCCTGATCCATAGTGTAGCCATATTGTTAATGTGATTTTATTCTATAGTTGGTCTTTCACCATTTTCTATCATACTATGATACAAAAATTTTTTAATAACGTTCAAGGTGTTTGTGGGGACGTTCCCGGGGTCCTGTGAAAACCGTTTGCATCATCAGGGAATTTTACACCTTTTTTGGCTTATTTGGCACTTGATCGCATTCAAACAACGCAGGCTTTCTTAACATAAATCACCCAAAAACCCATGAACCGCTCAGCCGCAGAGACAGCGGGGCAGCTTAAAGTCTCCCCTCCCTTGAGAGGCTGTGTCATAATTGTCATCCTGAA includes the following:
- a CDS encoding ATP-dependent helicase HepA — protein: MDQELVTVILPNGTIQLEWDDPRDKINKSTRILQKEIFERFQEDCSSCMLFLGFCDQAVRLSPSLGFLRDFSYLFAQKLSHTPDLERLRNKVIVPLKKNEIIETLHKSPFMIGGEYLNEDLLKALWTGLNAGFQQEIKKHEGTVESFIKNYSPDIHLVGRVYFHLVENKKSKEFPFAFLATYSTGLNKKGESKHLPLRYALEEYDHDNRKLLDLLATVQLAARESRLIAGILDSGEIFHPLSWSSGKALEFLKEIAFYENCGILCRIPNWWKGRGTPFRVNITVGETSPSHFSMDSVLSFNARLLLGDSVVSEEEARRILAESEGLAYIKGKWVEVDPKKLNQVLKAFEQAKQAESEGLTLKDVMSMQMGARDLFNDPSQNSLLEVSNGEWLASVIEKLRQPEMIKSTRPGKDFKGVLRGYQQNGLNWLYFLHSLRFGACLADDMGLGKTIQILAFLTLLKKNKAGCSLLIVPASLLANWQNEINRFAPSLKFFIAHPGVNPESREILKEDTFSNKYDLVITTYSLIQKYDSLKSSDWYYVILDEAQAIKNPGTKQSRAVKQLKSFNRLILTGTPIENRLSDLWSLYDFINPGLLGNIREFAEYTKGLNDHPSKYSRLKDVISPYLLRRLKTDKSIISDLPDKIEMKTYSDLSKKQIFLYKKLVDDIGRALEESGGIQRKGIILSSLMKFKQICNHPGQYLDNKDYNEQDSGKFRRLRDLCETILEKREKVLIFTQFKEITTPLHDFLKTIFNREGLILHGSIPVARRKKIIERFQSKEYVPFFILSVKAGGVGLNLTEANHVIHFDRWWNPAVENQATDRVFRIGQTKKVIVHKFITKGTVEEKIDMMLEEKTALSENVLRSSNENWITEMDNEKILDLFKLSL